In the genome of Candidatus Omnitrophota bacterium, one region contains:
- a CDS encoding four helix bundle protein, with protein MEIQKFKKLQVWSKAMDFIEQVYLKTSKFPESECYGLTSQIRRASVSIALNIAEGSGSGSDLEFKRFLNIALRSSYEVFTMR; from the coding sequence ATGGAAATACAGAAATTTAAAAAGCTACAAGTATGGTCTAAGGCAATGGATTTTATTGAACAGGTGTATTTAAAAACCAGTAAATTTCCAGAATCAGAATGTTATGGTTTGACTTCTCAAATAAGAAGAGCGTCTGTGTCAATAGCGCTTAATATAGCTGAAGGTAGCGGTTCAGGTTCTGATTTAGAATTTAAAAGATTTCTTAATATAGCTTTGCGTTCTTCTTATGAAGTATTCACAATGCGATGA
- a CDS encoding 30S ribosomal protein S1: MAEQRKLSEMEELYNQSIKIVKEGEIVKGKIISFTQKEAVVDIGFKSEGILPIIEFNHSELSVGAELDFLVESIEDDKGVLVLSRQKAMRIHGWDKVIKHSQEGDLVDGRPVKKVKGGFIVDVTGIEGFLPASLSAFKGMADKDILGETFKFKIVKINNLRRSLIVSRKEAMQKEREEAKEKLWTGLKIGSIYAGTVKAITDFGAFIDLGGVDGLLHITDMSWSKISHPSEVVALGDKIEVMVLNMDKESSKVSLGLKQRLPDPWSDIENKYTVGAKVKGKVVNILPYGVFLELEKGIEGLVHISELSWTKRVNNPSELFAIGDMVEAQVISLDKDSRRISLSTKQLEQNPWLDADTKYPVGSKVSGKIRGFTEYGAFVELDGNLEGMIHISDMSWTKRIAHPQDVFKKAQKVDVVIISVDSQNRRISLGIKQLQENPWSQIASKYPLDTVLEAEVVSVTDFGVFVKMDEDIEGLVYSSEIDKEKAAALKPQDKIQVKVIKVDIEQGKIGLSASL, encoded by the coding sequence ATGGCAGAACAGCGCAAATTAAGCGAAATGGAAGAGTTGTACAATCAAAGCATAAAAATAGTAAAAGAGGGCGAGATTGTTAAAGGCAAGATAATTTCTTTTACCCAAAAAGAAGCGGTTGTGGATATCGGTTTTAAATCTGAAGGGATCCTCCCGATAATTGAATTTAACCATAGTGAATTAAGCGTCGGAGCGGAGCTTGATTTCTTAGTTGAGTCAATTGAGGATGATAAGGGAGTATTGGTGCTTTCCCGCCAAAAGGCAATGCGCATACATGGATGGGACAAGGTAATCAAACATTCACAGGAAGGCGACTTGGTAGATGGCCGGCCGGTTAAGAAAGTCAAAGGCGGTTTTATTGTGGATGTCACCGGCATAGAAGGCTTCTTGCCGGCATCTTTGTCTGCTTTTAAAGGCATGGCAGATAAGGATATTTTGGGCGAGACCTTTAAGTTTAAGATCGTAAAGATCAACAATTTAAGAAGAAGCCTGATTGTTTCACGCAAGGAAGCAATGCAGAAAGAAAGAGAAGAGGCGAAAGAGAAGCTTTGGACAGGCCTAAAAATTGGCAGTATCTACGCCGGCACAGTAAAGGCGATTACTGATTTTGGCGCCTTTATTGATTTGGGAGGAGTAGACGGGCTTTTGCATATAACTGATATGTCGTGGTCAAAGATAAGCCATCCTTCTGAAGTGGTCGCGTTAGGCGATAAGATAGAAGTTATGGTGCTTAATATGGATAAAGAATCTTCCAAGGTGTCTTTAGGCTTGAAACAGCGCCTGCCTGACCCCTGGTCGGATATCGAGAATAAATATACCGTAGGCGCCAAGGTTAAAGGAAAAGTGGTGAACATTCTTCCTTATGGAGTATTCTTGGAGCTTGAAAAGGGCATAGAAGGCCTGGTGCATATCTCTGAATTGTCATGGACTAAGAGAGTGAATAATCCTTCGGAATTATTCGCTATTGGAGACATGGTTGAGGCGCAGGTAATTAGCCTTGATAAAGATTCCCGCAGGATATCTTTGAGCACAAAACAGCTTGAACAAAATCCCTGGCTTGACGCGGATACCAAATATCCGGTAGGCTCAAAGGTAAGCGGAAAAATAAGGGGCTTTACCGAATACGGAGCTTTTGTGGAGCTGGATGGCAATCTTGAAGGGATGATCCATATTTCTGATATGTCTTGGACCAAAAGAATTGCTCACCCCCAAGACGTGTTTAAGAAGGCTCAAAAAGTTGACGTGGTGATTATTTCTGTGGACAGCCAGAACAGAAGGATCTCCTTAGGCATAAAACAGCTTCAGGAAAATCCCTGGAGCCAGATAGCCAGCAAATACCCGTTGGATACTGTTTTAGAGGCTGAAGTGGTAAGTGTCACTGATTTTGGGGTATTTGTAAAGATGGACGAGGATATTGAGGGGCTTGTTTATTCCAGTGAAATTGATAAGGAAAAAGCAGCCGCCTTGAAGCCTCAAGATAAGATTCAAGTCAAAGTAATTAAGGTTGATATTGAGCAGGGCAAGATCGGTTTATCAGCCAGCTTATAA
- a CDS encoding glycosyltransferase, whose protein sequence is MTVSIIIAVKTWQKNLEECVVKCGQLDFKDYEIIILPDESFVLPFVMVNVKIIPTGNTNPAKKRDIGLKHAKGEILAFLDDDAYPAKDWLKNAVLDFSDPNVAAVGGPAVTPDSDSYPKKASGLVYSSLAVSGKYVYRYIPVKKKFFVDDYPSCNFLVRKEIMEELGGFDTDFWPGEDTKLCLDITQRLGKKILYDPGALVYHHRRPLFTAHLHQILSYATHRGYFVKRYPGNSLRLAYFIPSLFVVFLIFGSAVSLFSHQFLFIYLIPVLVYLHIVAVFSILASRRLNLILMVFLGIISTHICYGIYFIKGLFSSSLREAK, encoded by the coding sequence ATGACCGTATCCATTATTATCGCCGTAAAAACCTGGCAAAAGAATTTAGAAGAATGCGTCGTTAAGTGCGGGCAATTGGATTTCAAGGATTATGAAATCATTATCCTGCCTGACGAAAGCTTTGTTTTGCCTTTTGTTATGGTTAACGTCAAGATCATCCCCACCGGAAATACCAACCCGGCGAAGAAAAGAGATATTGGATTAAAACACGCTAAGGGCGAGATATTGGCTTTTCTTGACGATGACGCGTATCCGGCAAAAGATTGGCTTAAAAACGCTGTTCTTGATTTTAGTGATCCGAATGTTGCCGCGGTAGGGGGGCCGGCAGTTACTCCTGATTCAGATTCTTATCCTAAAAAAGCAAGCGGCCTGGTGTATTCTTCGCTTGCAGTAAGCGGAAAATATGTTTACCGCTATATTCCAGTTAAGAAAAAATTCTTTGTTGATGATTATCCAAGTTGTAATTTCCTGGTTAGAAAAGAAATCATGGAGGAATTAGGCGGTTTTGACACGGATTTCTGGCCGGGAGAGGATACAAAGCTTTGCCTGGATATCACTCAAAGATTAGGCAAGAAGATATTATATGATCCTGGGGCATTAGTCTATCACCATAGAAGGCCGCTTTTTACCGCGCATCTGCATCAGATATTAAGTTATGCAACGCACAGAGGTTATTTTGTCAAGCGTTACCCGGGAAATTCCTTAAGGCTTGCCTATTTTATCCCAAGCCTTTTTGTTGTTTTTCTTATTTTTGGCTCAGCGGTTTCACTTTTTTCCCATCAGTTTTTATTCATTTATCTTATCCCGGTATTAGTCTATTTACACATTGTCGCAGTGTTTAGTATTTTAGCTTCGAGAAGGTTAAATTTAATACTTATGGTTTTCTTAGGCATAATATCTACCCATATTTGTTACGGCATATATTTCATAAAAGGGCTTTTTTCATCTAGTTTAAGAGAAGCAAAATGA
- a CDS encoding 1-acyl-sn-glycerol-3-phosphate acyltransferase has protein sequence MASNIRQYFIDLFYHFCAFLCFVFLKLCFGLKIYGRENIPKTGPVILACNHRSYLDPLILGVGAGKKVYFLARDTLFENKIFALILRALEVQPLERNSADIKALKSALRILSQKKTLGLFPEATRQAEGTFGKALGGVGFIASKSNAKVIPAYIEGSGSAWAKGAKMDFNRKVSIHFGKQIHIERGMPYEQIASLLMEHIRHLSCIK, from the coding sequence GTGGCCTCTAATATAAGGCAATATTTTATTGATCTTTTCTATCATTTTTGCGCCTTCTTGTGTTTTGTCTTCCTGAAATTATGTTTTGGCTTGAAGATTTACGGCAGAGAGAATATTCCTAAAACTGGCCCGGTGATCTTGGCTTGTAATCATAGAAGCTATCTTGACCCTTTGATTTTAGGCGTGGGCGCCGGCAAGAAGGTTTATTTTTTAGCGCGCGATACCTTATTTGAGAATAAAATATTTGCTTTGATCCTGCGCGCTCTGGAGGTCCAGCCTCTGGAGCGTAATTCCGCGGATATCAAGGCGTTAAAAAGCGCCTTGCGCATATTAAGCCAAAAGAAAACTTTAGGCCTTTTTCCGGAAGCAACCCGTCAGGCAGAGGGAACTTTTGGAAAGGCTTTAGGGGGAGTAGGTTTTATAGCTAGTAAATCCAATGCTAAAGTAATTCCGGCATATATAGAAGGATCAGGCAGTGCTTGGGCCAAAGGGGCTAAGATGGATTTTAATAGAAAAGTAAGCATACATTTCGGTAAGCAAATTCATATAGAAAGGGGGATGCCTTACGAGCAGATCGCAAGTTTGCTTATGGAACATATAAGGCATCTTTCATGCATAAAATAA
- a CDS encoding SemiSWEET transporter produces the protein MFWDIVGISAAVLTSAAFLPQIVKVVRTQSSRDLSLITLLEFMAGVFLWLLYGLHLKNAIIICANGFTLVSIFIIIALYFKYRIKQ, from the coding sequence ATGTTTTGGGATATTGTAGGCATTTCCGCGGCGGTTTTGACAAGCGCGGCTTTTTTGCCGCAGATTGTAAAAGTAGTGCGCACTCAATCAAGCCGCGACTTAAGCCTTATCACGCTTTTGGAATTTATGGCCGGGGTTTTTTTGTGGTTGCTGTATGGGCTGCATCTTAAAAATGCTATAATTATTTGCGCCAATGGTTTTACTTTGGTGTCGATCTTTATTATAATCGCGTTGTATTTTAAATACAGGATAAAGCAATAG
- a CDS encoding NAD-dependent epimerase/dehydratase family protein, with protein sequence MRYSTILITGGSGFIGSSLALRLKDKYPKVKIIALDNFKRRGSEINVPILKSHGVEFMHGDIRCPEDLALKDKIGLLIECSAEPSVLAGFGDNPKYIINTNLVGTVNCLELARRDKADIIFLSTSRVYPYEAINALKAKESDSRFEWLAGQKARGFSSQGIDIDFPLDGAKTLYGATKLSSELILTEYIKMYGIRGVINRCGVVAGPGQFGKADQGVVTFWMLAHYFKRNLNYIGFGGQGKQVRDILHVDDLFGLIDLEMRNFNKVNGKIYNAGGGKNCSVSLRELTSACARITENKVNIGSILKDRPGDIKIYLTDNSRVEADLGWRAVKNLAQIFEDTFSWIRENQRELKRII encoded by the coding sequence ATGCGCTATTCGACTATTTTAATAACAGGCGGATCCGGATTTATTGGAAGCAGCCTTGCTTTGCGCCTTAAAGATAAATATCCTAAAGTAAAGATCATTGCTTTGGATAATTTTAAGAGGCGGGGAAGCGAAATAAATGTTCCGATACTTAAATCGCATGGCGTTGAGTTTATGCATGGGGATATCCGCTGTCCGGAGGATTTAGCCTTAAAAGATAAAATCGGACTTCTAATTGAATGTTCTGCCGAGCCTTCGGTATTGGCGGGTTTTGGGGATAATCCAAAATATATCATTAATACCAATCTTGTTGGGACAGTTAATTGCTTAGAGCTTGCGCGAAGAGATAAAGCGGATATAATTTTTCTCTCCACAAGCCGGGTTTACCCTTATGAGGCAATTAACGCGCTTAAGGCCAAAGAATCTGACAGCCGCTTTGAATGGCTGGCAGGACAAAAGGCGCGAGGGTTTTCTTCGCAAGGTATAGATATTGATTTTCCGCTTGATGGCGCGAAAACCTTATATGGCGCGACAAAACTTTCTTCGGAACTTATTTTGACTGAATATATTAAGATGTATGGCATAAGAGGAGTAATTAACCGTTGCGGAGTTGTTGCTGGGCCGGGACAGTTTGGTAAAGCGGATCAGGGCGTAGTGACATTTTGGATGCTGGCGCATTATTTTAAGCGTAATTTAAATTATATCGGTTTTGGCGGTCAGGGTAAACAGGTGCGCGATATTTTGCATGTGGATGATTTGTTTGGCCTTATTGATTTAGAGATGCGTAATTTCAACAAAGTAAATGGTAAAATATATAATGCCGGCGGCGGTAAAAACTGTTCGGTGTCTTTGCGTGAATTAACTTCTGCTTGCGCCAGGATCACAGAGAATAAAGTCAATATCGGCTCTATATTAAAAGACCGCCCGGGAGATATTAAAATATACCTTACGGATAATTCCCGCGTAGAAGCTGATTTAGGCTGGAGAGCGGTTAAAAATCTTGCGCAGATATTTGAAGATACATTTTCCTGGATACGCGAAAACCAGCGCGAGCTAAAAAGGATAATTTAA
- a CDS encoding glycosyltransferase: MKDIKEKISVIMPAFNEASRIALSIEETCRTMQDTGCPWELIVVDDGSVDNTFEQASLAAPKYPGKVIVRKNPRNIGKGRALRQAIRLVKGDYTVFLDADLDLHPAQINTLFDIMRLDNADVVIGSKMHPNSKVDYPWHRKLVSSVYYSLVKMLFGLPCRDTQTGLKLFKTEVLRRVFPRLLVKKFAFDIELLVNIHHLGYKIADAPIVVSPQIKFGVVNPESIWVTLWDTLAVFYRMKILKYYDRIHYYRRKNLAKEFRRMRR, from the coding sequence ATGAAGGATATAAAAGAAAAAATTTCCGTAATTATGCCGGCTTTTAATGAGGCCAGCCGCATTGCCTTAAGCATTGAAGAAACTTGCCGCACTATGCAGGATACCGGATGCCCTTGGGAGTTAATTGTTGTTGATGACGGCTCTGTTGATAATACCTTTGAACAGGCAAGCCTTGCCGCGCCTAAATATCCGGGCAAGGTGATTGTAAGGAAAAATCCCCGTAATATCGGAAAAGGAAGGGCGTTGAGGCAGGCGATCCGTCTTGTCAAGGGCGATTACACAGTTTTCCTGGATGCTGACCTGGATTTGCATCCGGCGCAGATAAACACCTTATTTGATATTATGCGCCTTGATAACGCAGATGTGGTAATTGGCTCAAAGATGCATCCTAATTCCAAAGTGGATTATCCCTGGCATAGGAAGCTTGTCAGCAGTGTTTATTATTCTTTGGTGAAAATGCTTTTTGGCCTTCCTTGCCGCGATACCCAGACGGGCCTGAAACTTTTCAAGACAGAAGTCTTGCGCCGCGTTTTCCCCAGATTACTAGTCAAGAAATTTGCTTTTGATATTGAATTACTGGTTAATATCCATCATTTAGGCTATAAGATCGCTGATGCTCCGATAGTGGTAAGCCCGCAGATAAAGTTTGGGGTAGTTAATCCCGAATCAATTTGGGTAACCCTGTGGGACACCTTAGCGGTTTTCTACAGGATGAAAATTCTTAAATACTATGACCGTATCCATTATTATCGCCGTAAAAACCTGGCAAAAGAATTTAGAAGAATGCGTCGTTAA
- a CDS encoding radical SAM protein has product MKIIISYPPLQNKCGFPTLGQNRQFQYFKEPTFIYPVVPAQAATLLHRAGHQVIWNDSIACGLDTGSYFTFLEAVQPDLILFETKTPVIRQHWEIINQIKAFPWRKTAPKLVLCGDHVTALPEESFENSGVDFVLTGGDYDFLLLNLCDCLKNLDKTSLQPGIYYRENGSILNSGKFELDHDLNSLPFIDRDLTDYKLYAYKNGNFKAVPGTYIMSGRDCWHHECTFCSWPTLYPTFRARSADNVIEEIDQLVEKYRIREIMDDTGCFPAGDWLDDFCRLAINRQYQSRKIYLDCNMRFGALSYNDFVMMKDAGFRLLLFGLESANQNTLDRLKKKVKLEQVIEDCKSATRAGLFPHITIMFGYPWESYQDAQKTLDLGKYLLKKGYAHTMQATIVIPYPGTELFRCCCEEKLLHTLDWNDYDMKHPVMKTNIPDKKIAQLVRGMYNISFDSEFLLRKLSSVKDFDDFRYYLRAARKIFGHLFDFRR; this is encoded by the coding sequence ATGAAGATAATTATTTCCTATCCGCCGTTACAGAACAAATGCGGTTTTCCCACATTGGGGCAAAACCGCCAGTTCCAGTATTTTAAAGAGCCGACTTTTATTTATCCGGTAGTTCCCGCGCAAGCGGCAACTTTGTTGCATAGAGCAGGGCACCAGGTTATCTGGAATGACAGCATTGCCTGCGGCTTGGATACAGGTTCTTATTTTACTTTCTTAGAGGCTGTTCAGCCGGATTTGATTCTTTTTGAGACTAAAACCCCTGTTATCAGGCAGCATTGGGAAATTATAAATCAGATCAAGGCTTTTCCGTGGAGAAAAACTGCGCCTAAGCTTGTATTATGCGGAGATCATGTGACAGCGCTTCCGGAAGAATCTTTTGAGAACTCAGGGGTAGATTTTGTTTTGACTGGCGGCGATTATGATTTTCTGCTTCTTAACCTATGTGATTGCCTCAAGAATCTTGATAAAACATCTCTTCAACCGGGGATATACTATCGCGAGAACGGCAGTATTTTAAATAGCGGCAAGTTTGAATTGGACCACGACCTGAACAGTTTGCCTTTTATAGACAGGGATTTGACGGATTACAAGCTTTATGCTTATAAAAACGGAAATTTTAAAGCTGTTCCCGGCACTTACATTATGTCCGGAAGGGATTGCTGGCATCATGAATGCACCTTTTGTTCGTGGCCTACTTTGTATCCAACCTTTCGCGCCAGAAGCGCAGATAACGTTATAGAAGAAATTGACCAGTTGGTGGAAAAATATCGTATCCGCGAGATAATGGATGATACCGGATGTTTCCCTGCAGGAGATTGGTTGGATGATTTTTGCCGCCTTGCAATAAACAGGCAATACCAAAGCCGCAAGATTTATTTAGATTGTAATATGCGTTTTGGCGCGCTTTCTTATAATGATTTTGTTATGATGAAAGACGCTGGGTTTCGCCTGCTTTTATTTGGCTTGGAATCCGCTAATCAGAATACCTTGGACAGGCTTAAGAAAAAGGTCAAGCTAGAGCAGGTTATAGAAGATTGCAAGAGCGCAACCCGCGCAGGCCTTTTCCCGCATATTACTATAATGTTTGGCTATCCCTGGGAAAGTTACCAGGACGCGCAAAAAACTTTAGACTTGGGCAAGTATCTGTTAAAGAAGGGCTACGCCCATACTATGCAGGCCACGATAGTTATTCCATATCCGGGCACAGAGCTTTTCCGCTGTTGCTGTGAAGAAAAGCTTTTGCATACCCTGGATTGGAATGATTATGATATGAAGCATCCTGTGATGAAAACCAATATTCCAGATAAGAAAATAGCGCAATTGGTCAGGGGGATGTATAATATATCTTTTGATTCCGAGTTCTTATTGCGTAAGCTTTCTTCGGTAAAGGATTTTGATGATTTCAGGTATTATTTAAGGGCAGCTCGAAAAATATTCGGCCACTTATTCGATTTCAGGAGGTAA
- the rfbA gene encoding glucose-1-phosphate thymidylyltransferase RfbA, with protein sequence MKGIILAGGKATRLYPVTRAVCKQLLPVYDKPMVYYPLSVLMLAGVRDILLISTREDVPRFRDLLGDGSKLGINISYAVQDKPRGVAHSLIMGEDFIGKDSVCLILGDNVFYGDKLGDCLRSFSRLKKGAGIFGYYVKDPRQYGVIEFNNRNKVLSITEKPLKPKSNYAITGLYFFDSRAAGFAKSLKPSKRGELEITDVIKKYLKEGTLSLQLLGRGYAWLDTGTCNSLIDASMFIRTIEERQGLKVGCIEEIAYRMGFINKKSLLALADEVNTGYGEYLLKISDEEK encoded by the coding sequence ATGAAAGGGATTATTTTGGCAGGCGGAAAGGCAACGCGGTTATACCCGGTTACCCGCGCGGTATGTAAACAGCTTTTACCGGTTTATGATAAGCCTATGGTTTATTATCCTTTATCGGTATTAATGCTTGCTGGGGTACGCGATATTCTTCTTATCTCTACCCGTGAAGATGTTCCAAGGTTTCGTGATCTTCTTGGCGATGGAAGCAAATTAGGGATCAATATTTCTTACGCTGTCCAGGATAAGCCCCGGGGCGTAGCGCATTCCTTGATCATGGGTGAGGATTTTATCGGCAAAGACAGTGTGTGCCTTATTTTAGGGGATAATGTTTTTTATGGGGATAAGCTGGGGGATTGTTTAAGAAGTTTCAGCCGCCTTAAAAAGGGTGCCGGCATATTCGGCTATTATGTTAAAGATCCGCGCCAGTATGGAGTTATAGAATTCAATAACAGAAACAAAGTTCTTTCTATCACAGAGAAGCCTCTTAAGCCAAAATCAAATTACGCGATTACCGGGCTTTATTTCTTTGATAGCCGCGCGGCAGGCTTTGCCAAGAGCCTTAAGCCATCCAAAAGAGGCGAGCTTGAAATCACGGACGTGATTAAGAAGTATCTTAAGGAAGGCACATTAAGCTTACAGCTTCTGGGCCGGGGGTATGCCTGGCTTGATACGGGAACTTGCAATTCATTAATAGACGCCTCAATGTTTATAAGGACCATAGAGGAGAGGCAGGGGCTGAAGGTCGGCTGTATTGAAGAAATCGCCTATCGCATGGGTTTTATTAATAAAAAGTCTTTACTTGCTTTAGCGGATGAGGTTAATACTGGTTATGGAGAATATTTGTTAAAAATATCAGATGAAGAAAAATAA
- the tyrS gene encoding tyrosine--tRNA ligase, with protein MDVKKQMEVIKRGAVNIISEEQLVKKIEQSIKNKKPLNIKAGFDPTAPDIHIGHTVLLRKLRQFQDLGHVVYFLIGDFTARIGDPTGRSAVRKQLTSDEVLANAATYKKQVSKILDMDKAKIVFNSHWFEKMPVVDILNLTTHATVSQMLARADFKKRMDKKEDISLLEFMYPLLQGYDSVKLEADVELGGTDQIFNLLVGRDMQNDFSMPQQVVITMPLLEGTDGVQKMSKSYGNYIGISEKPFDMFGKIMSISDELMLKYYTLLTDIDLAEVKKMHPKEAKLVLAQTIVADYHGKDTALSSKEQFQRVFSNKETPDDLSVYIILPEGENIIEILMKNNLASSRNEARRLIEQGAVSLNETKIQKDDVLIKQAGVLKAGKRKFLQLKIKP; from the coding sequence ATGGACGTTAAAAAACAGATGGAAGTAATAAAACGCGGGGCGGTCAATATTATTTCCGAAGAGCAATTGGTAAAGAAAATAGAGCAGAGCATCAAGAACAAGAAGCCGCTTAATATAAAGGCGGGTTTTGACCCTACCGCCCCGGATATACATATTGGCCATACGGTATTATTGAGGAAATTGCGTCAATTTCAGGATTTAGGCCATGTTGTGTATTTTCTGATCGGAGATTTTACCGCGCGTATCGGAGACCCCACCGGAAGATCCGCTGTACGTAAGCAATTAACAAGCGATGAGGTTTTGGCTAATGCCGCCACTTACAAAAAGCAGGTGTCTAAGATCCTGGATATGGATAAGGCAAAGATTGTTTTTAACAGCCACTGGTTCGAAAAAATGCCGGTTGTGGATATTCTAAACCTGACTACTCATGCTACGGTATCACAAATGCTGGCCAGAGCTGATTTTAAGAAACGTATGGACAAGAAAGAGGATATAAGCTTATTGGAATTTATGTATCCTCTTCTGCAAGGTTATGATTCAGTGAAGTTAGAGGCGGATGTGGAATTAGGCGGCACAGACCAGATCTTTAATCTTTTGGTGGGCCGTGATATGCAGAATGATTTTTCCATGCCCCAGCAGGTAGTTATTACTATGCCGTTGTTAGAGGGCACCGACGGCGTGCAAAAGATGAGCAAGTCTTACGGAAACTATATCGGCATAAGCGAAAAGCCTTTTGATATGTTTGGTAAAATAATGTCTATTTCCGATGAATTGATGCTCAAGTATTACACGCTTCTAACTGATATTGATTTAGCAGAAGTAAAAAAGATGCATCCCAAAGAGGCAAAGCTAGTGCTTGCTCAAACTATTGTTGCGGATTATCATGGCAAGGATACAGCTTTGTCTTCAAAAGAGCAATTTCAGCGTGTGTTTTCCAATAAGGAAACACCCGATGACTTGTCAGTGTATATTATCTTGCCTGAAGGGGAGAATATTATAGAGATTTTAATGAAAAATAACCTTGCGTCAAGCCGCAACGAAGCGCGCCGGCTTATCGAGCAAGGAGCAGTTTCATTAAACGAAACAAAGATCCAGAAAGATGATGTTTTAATCAAGCAAGCTGGCGTATTAAAAGCCGGCAAGCGCAAATTTCTGCAACTTAAAATTAAGCCTTAA
- a CDS encoding NAD-dependent epimerase/dehydratase family protein, with product MAVVVITGSCGLIGSEAVEFFSKLKFDVVGIDNNMRKYFFGADGSILWNKKRLEKSCKGYTHYSVDIRDQKAIDKIFKKYAKGIALVVHAAAQPSHDWAAREPEVDFTVNANGTLVMLEASRVFCPKAVFIFTSTNKVYGDRPNSLELIELPTRYELPKNHKYYNGIDESMSIDNCLHSLFGASKVSADVLVQEYGRYFGMRTAVFRGGCLTGPAHSGAQLHGFLSYLVRCNITGRSYTIFGYKGKQVRDNIHSYDLVNAFYHFFKDPRQGEVYNIGGSRFANVSVLEAIDICQETTGNKMKYEYVPRNRIGDHIWWISDVSKFKSHYPKWEYKYNIEDTIRQIYDKQKEILD from the coding sequence GTGGCGGTAGTGGTTATTACGGGTTCATGCGGTTTGATTGGCTCAGAGGCGGTAGAGTTTTTTTCTAAGTTGAAGTTTGATGTGGTGGGGATTGATAATAATATGCGCAAATATTTCTTTGGCGCTGACGGGAGCATTCTTTGGAATAAAAAGAGGCTGGAAAAGTCCTGCAAGGGGTATACGCATTATTCTGTGGATATACGCGATCAAAAAGCGATAGATAAAATCTTTAAGAAATACGCCAAGGGTATCGCCCTTGTTGTGCATGCGGCGGCCCAGCCGTCCCATGATTGGGCAGCGCGCGAACCAGAGGTTGATTTCACGGTTAATGCCAACGGGACGTTGGTTATGCTTGAGGCGTCCCGCGTTTTTTGCCCAAAGGCGGTATTTATTTTTACTTCTACCAATAAAGTATATGGCGACCGTCCGAATAGCCTAGAATTAATTGAATTACCTACGCGCTATGAGCTGCCTAAGAATCATAAATATTATAACGGGATAGATGAGTCAATGAGTATAGACAACTGTCTGCATAGCTTGTTTGGCGCATCAAAAGTATCTGCTGATGTTTTGGTCCAGGAATATGGCAGGTATTTTGGCATGCGCACGGCTGTTTTCCGCGGCGGATGTTTGACCGGGCCCGCGCATTCCGGAGCCCAATTGCATGGATTTTTATCCTATTTGGTGCGCTGTAATATTACCGGAAGAAGTTATACTATTTTTGGTTATAAGGGCAAACAGGTCAGGGATAATATCCATTCTTATGATCTGGTCAATGCCTTTTATCATTTTTTTAAAGACCCGCGGCAGGGGGAAGTGTATAATATAGGAGGCAGCAGATTTGCCAATGTTTCGGTCCTGGAGGCAATTGATATTTGCCAGGAAACAACCGGTAATAAGATGAAGTATGAATATGTCCCGCGTAACCGCATTGGGGATCATATTTGGTGGATAAGCGATGTCTCTAAGTTTAAATCGCATTATCCTAAGTGGGAGTATAAGTATAATATAGAAGATACTATTCGTCAGATATATGATAAGCAGAAAGAAATATTGGATTAA